One part of the Sphingobacterium sp. LZ7M1 genome encodes these proteins:
- a CDS encoding SUMF1/EgtB/PvdO family nonheme iron enzyme, whose translation MRRVLFFALLAGIQMSNAQEKHERYTQKIEGTSLEFTMEAIPGGEFNMGSAKSSNADEKPVHKVKLDPFWMGTYEVTWNIFEPFLYKDYEITKSTDGKVPTAVDAVTRPTKPYLDMTFGFGKDGQPALAMTHYNAIQFCKWLYVRTGVFYRLPTEAEWEYAARAGSETEYFFADDAAQLADYAVFKDNSSGKTAKVGTKKANPWGLYDILGNVSEWTYDQYDADFYKTLEGKVSDNPVNVPTKLYPHAVRGGSFESGAADMRSAARGASDPIWKQLDPQIPKSNWWFPEAPFVGMRLVRPVKQPSHEEIMAYYDKAPLKDF comes from the coding sequence ATGAGGAGAGTTTTATTCTTTGCCTTGTTGGCAGGGATACAAATGTCTAATGCGCAAGAAAAACACGAGCGTTACACACAAAAGATAGAAGGGACAAGTTTAGAATTCACGATGGAAGCCATTCCTGGAGGAGAATTTAACATGGGAAGTGCGAAGTCGTCTAATGCGGATGAGAAACCCGTTCATAAAGTGAAGTTAGATCCATTTTGGATGGGTACCTATGAAGTTACTTGGAATATTTTCGAGCCATTTTTATACAAGGATTACGAGATCACCAAGTCTACGGATGGAAAAGTGCCAACAGCAGTTGATGCGGTGACTAGGCCTACAAAGCCATATCTGGATATGACCTTTGGTTTTGGCAAGGATGGTCAACCGGCCTTGGCAATGACCCATTACAATGCTATACAGTTCTGTAAATGGTTATATGTAAGAACGGGTGTTTTTTATAGGTTACCAACTGAAGCGGAATGGGAATATGCTGCAAGAGCAGGTTCTGAAACCGAATACTTCTTTGCAGATGATGCAGCGCAGCTAGCTGACTATGCAGTTTTCAAGGATAATTCATCTGGTAAAACAGCGAAGGTTGGAACAAAAAAAGCGAACCCTTGGGGTTTATATGATATTTTAGGAAACGTTTCGGAGTGGACCTATGATCAGTATGATGCTGATTTTTATAAAACTTTGGAAGGTAAGGTGTCAGATAACCCGGTGAATGTTCCGACCAAATTATATCCTCATGCGGTACGTGGCGGTTCATTTGAAAGTGGAGCTGCCGATATGCGTTCAGCTGCAAGAGGGGCGTCAGACCCGATTTGGAAACAATTGGACCCACAGATTCCAAAATCAAACTGGTGGTTTCCGGAAGCTCCTTTCGTAGGGATGCGTTTAGTACGCCCGGTTAAACAACCTAGTCATGAGGAGATTATGGCGTATTATGATAAAGCGCCTTTGAAGGATTTTTAA
- a CDS encoding GMC oxidoreductase codes for MENNVYDAIVIGSGISGGWAAKELTEKGLKTIMLERGRNVEHVKDYHANKDAWEYPHRGGRTVQMEKDYPVLKRDYPLNEKNLDFWVNEKESPYTEVKRFDWFRGYHVGGRSLMWGRQSYRLGDLDFEANLKDGHGVDWPIRYKDIAPWYSYAEKWAGISGNRDGLDVLPDGDFLPAMDFNIVEKDLAERLKKEYGGNRHFIMGRTANITQPHTGRINCQYQNQCWLGCNFGGYFSTQSSTLPPAMKTGNLTLRPFSIVTKIIYDKDTKKAKGVEIIDAETNKTYEFFAKVIFVCASAFNSTWVLMNSATDVWEGGLGSSSGELGHNAMDHHFRLGAGGRVEGYDDKYFFGRRPTGLYVPRFVNIPSDTKKRDYVRGFGYQGSGSRGRWSGEIAEMQVGGAWKDALCEPGNWSVGFTAFGEILPYHENKISLDKTVKDKWGLPVLSMDMEIKDNEQKMRKDMTEEMKEMLEKIGVKDVNTYDGGYNFGMGIHEMGTARMGRDPKSSVLNGNNQVWDALNVFVTDGAAMTSAGCVNPSLTYMALTARAVDFAVSELKKGNL; via the coding sequence GTGGAAAATAATGTATATGATGCTATTGTTATCGGATCTGGAATCAGTGGTGGCTGGGCAGCCAAGGAACTTACTGAGAAAGGTCTGAAAACAATTATGCTAGAGCGTGGCCGCAATGTGGAGCACGTGAAAGATTATCATGCCAACAAAGACGCATGGGAATATCCACACCGTGGTGGTAGGACAGTGCAGATGGAGAAGGATTACCCTGTTTTAAAACGTGATTACCCATTGAACGAGAAAAACTTAGATTTCTGGGTTAATGAAAAAGAAAGTCCATACACGGAAGTGAAACGCTTTGACTGGTTTAGGGGATATCATGTTGGAGGTCGTTCGTTGATGTGGGGTCGTCAGAGTTACCGTTTAGGTGATCTGGACTTTGAAGCAAACTTGAAAGATGGCCATGGAGTAGATTGGCCTATCCGTTATAAAGATATCGCACCTTGGTATAGCTATGCTGAGAAATGGGCGGGTATTTCCGGTAACCGTGATGGTCTGGATGTACTTCCGGATGGCGATTTCTTGCCTGCGATGGATTTTAACATCGTTGAGAAAGATCTAGCTGAGCGTTTGAAGAAAGAATATGGTGGAAATCGTCACTTCATTATGGGACGTACCGCCAATATTACCCAACCGCATACTGGCCGTATCAACTGTCAATACCAAAATCAATGTTGGTTGGGATGTAACTTTGGAGGTTATTTCAGTACACAGTCTTCTACATTACCTCCAGCAATGAAGACCGGTAATCTGACGTTGAGACCATTCTCTATCGTAACGAAGATCATCTATGATAAAGACACCAAAAAAGCAAAAGGTGTTGAGATCATTGATGCTGAAACAAATAAAACTTATGAGTTCTTTGCAAAAGTAATCTTTGTATGTGCTTCTGCATTTAACTCAACATGGGTGTTGATGAACTCGGCTACTGATGTTTGGGAAGGTGGATTGGGAAGTAGCAGTGGTGAATTGGGACACAATGCAATGGATCACCACTTCCGATTGGGAGCTGGTGGTAGGGTTGAAGGTTATGATGACAAGTATTTCTTCGGAAGACGTCCTACTGGCCTTTATGTACCTCGATTTGTAAATATCCCTAGTGATACCAAGAAACGTGACTATGTACGTGGATTTGGTTATCAGGGTTCAGGAAGCCGTGGCCGTTGGTCTGGAGAGATTGCAGAAATGCAGGTGGGTGGTGCATGGAAAGATGCATTATGCGAACCTGGAAACTGGAGCGTTGGATTTACAGCATTCGGTGAAATCCTTCCTTACCATGAAAATAAAATCTCATTGGATAAGACTGTCAAAGATAAATGGGGCTTACCTGTATTGTCGATGGATATGGAAATCAAGGACAATGAGCAAAAAATGCGTAAGGACATGACCGAAGAGATGAAGGAAATGTTGGAGAAAATCGGCGTTAAGGATGTAAATACTTATGATGGCGGTTATAATTTCGGTATGGGTATCCACGAAATGGGAACTGCAAGAATGGGTAGAGATCCTAAGTCTTCAGTGTTGAATGGCAACAACCAAGTATGGGATGCATTGAACGTATTTGTTACTGACGGAGCTGCCATGACTTCTGCAGGATGTGTGAATCCTTCATTGACTTATATGGCCTTGACTGCAAGAGCTGTAGATTTTGCTGTAAGTGAGCTGAAAAAAGGTAATTTATAA
- a CDS encoding hydroxypyruvate isomerase family protein, protein MKRSDFLKNSSLLVGASLFSNGLSANDQSQKPMESKSANQPFKLNYAPHQGMFSATAGKNFLDEIQYMYDLGFRGIEDNGMPGRSVDEQKKIGDLLAKLGMTMGVFVVPKGGNGANSLAAGKQEFVDVFLKGCRESVEIAKRCHAKHVTVVPGDYVRNLPIGVQTANVVEGLRKGAEIFEPHGITMVLEPLSDTPDLFLRFTDQTYEICKAVNSPSCKILYDVYHQQKNEGNLIPMMDLCWSEIGYIQVGDNPGRREPTTGEINYKNLFKWLYEKGYKGVVGMEHGMSKSGKEGEETLVKAYREVDSF, encoded by the coding sequence ATGAAACGTTCGGATTTTTTAAAAAACAGTTCCCTTTTGGTTGGAGCTTCATTATTCTCTAATGGGCTTTCTGCCAATGATCAATCTCAAAAACCTATGGAATCGAAATCAGCCAATCAACCATTCAAATTAAACTATGCGCCGCACCAAGGGATGTTCAGTGCAACGGCAGGAAAGAATTTCCTTGATGAAATTCAATATATGTATGACTTAGGCTTCAGAGGAATTGAAGACAATGGCATGCCAGGTCGTTCGGTGGATGAACAAAAGAAAATCGGTGATTTGCTAGCGAAGTTAGGGATGACCATGGGTGTATTTGTGGTGCCCAAAGGTGGTAATGGTGCGAATTCATTAGCTGCTGGAAAACAGGAGTTTGTAGATGTGTTTCTAAAGGGATGCAGGGAGTCTGTCGAGATCGCGAAACGTTGTCATGCAAAGCATGTAACTGTGGTACCGGGAGATTATGTCAGAAACCTTCCAATTGGTGTGCAGACTGCGAATGTTGTAGAAGGGTTGAGAAAAGGAGCGGAAATATTCGAACCGCACGGTATTACCATGGTATTGGAACCATTGAGTGATACGCCAGACCTGTTCTTAAGATTTACCGATCAAACCTATGAAATCTGTAAGGCTGTAAATAGCCCATCATGTAAGATTCTATATGATGTATACCATCAACAAAAAAATGAAGGGAATTTAATTCCGATGATGGATTTATGCTGGAGTGAAATCGGTTATATCCAAGTTGGTGACAACCCGGGAAGAAGGGAGCCGACAACTGGAGAAATCAATTATAAGAACCTATTTAAATGGTTGTACGAGAAGGGGTATAAAGGTGTGGTTGGAATGGAGCACGGTATGTCCAAGTCGGGCAAAGAAGGTGAAGAAACCTTGGTTAAAGCCTATAGGGAGGTTGATTCCTTCTAA
- a CDS encoding Gfo/Idh/MocA family protein codes for MESLKRRDFIKSSSALVGAAALTGSSVSSVFAAGSDVIKIALIGCGGRGTGATFDAFASGQNIKLVAMADAFKDNLDSTYDTLKEKFGDKIDVPDSRKYVGFDGYKAAIKDADVVLLTTPPGFRPIHFEEAVKQGKHVFMEKAVAADIPGVRKVLEVAKIAKQKKLNVVVGLQRRYQTNYREAIKRIHDGAIGDVVSGQVYWNSGGVWVRPRKPNQTEMEYQMRNWYYFNWLCGDHIVEQHVHNIDIANWVKQKYPVSIQGTGSRAHRTGKEYGEIYDNFAIELTYDDGSVVYSQCRHFEGISNRVDETFQATKGRVYLSAGNQAVLYGPDGKEIYRHDPKGNPNPYQQEHKELFEAIAKGEYKFEDAEYGAYSSLTGIIGRIACYTGKVIKWDEAIQSNISLMPDQFTWDAKPKVLPNADGFYPVAVPGHDVEKYI; via the coding sequence ATGGAAAGTTTAAAACGTAGGGATTTCATAAAATCTTCTTCTGCCCTAGTGGGTGCTGCTGCCTTAACGGGTAGTTCAGTGAGCAGTGTATTCGCTGCAGGTTCTGACGTTATAAAAATTGCTTTAATTGGATGTGGTGGTCGTGGAACTGGAGCAACATTTGATGCTTTTGCTTCAGGTCAAAATATCAAATTAGTGGCAATGGCCGACGCATTTAAAGATAACCTGGATTCTACTTATGATACACTTAAGGAGAAGTTTGGGGATAAGATAGATGTGCCAGATAGCCGTAAATATGTGGGTTTTGATGGCTATAAAGCTGCAATCAAAGATGCTGATGTCGTTTTATTAACGACTCCTCCAGGATTCAGACCTATTCATTTTGAAGAGGCTGTTAAACAAGGCAAACACGTTTTCATGGAAAAAGCAGTGGCTGCTGATATTCCAGGAGTTCGCAAGGTCTTGGAAGTAGCAAAAATTGCGAAACAAAAGAAATTAAACGTTGTGGTAGGTTTGCAAAGACGCTACCAAACAAACTATAGAGAAGCAATTAAGCGTATTCACGATGGTGCTATCGGAGATGTGGTTTCCGGACAGGTATATTGGAACAGCGGTGGTGTTTGGGTAAGACCTCGTAAACCAAATCAAACTGAGATGGAGTACCAAATGCGTAACTGGTATTATTTTAACTGGTTATGTGGTGACCATATTGTTGAGCAACACGTGCATAATATCGATATTGCTAACTGGGTAAAACAAAAATATCCTGTTTCTATCCAAGGAACCGGAAGTAGAGCCCATAGAACTGGAAAGGAGTATGGGGAGATCTATGACAACTTCGCTATTGAATTAACTTATGATGATGGTTCAGTGGTTTATAGCCAATGTCGTCACTTTGAAGGAATCTCGAATAGGGTAGATGAGACCTTTCAGGCTACTAAAGGTAGAGTGTATTTATCTGCTGGAAACCAGGCTGTTTTATATGGTCCAGACGGTAAAGAAATCTATCGTCACGATCCAAAAGGTAATCCTAATCCTTACCAGCAAGAGCACAAAGAATTGTTTGAAGCTATTGCTAAAGGTGAATATAAATTTGAAGATGCCGAATACGGAGCGTATAGCTCGTTGACCGGTATTATCGGAAGGATCGCTTGTTATACTGGAAAAGTGATCAAGTGGGATGAGGCTATTCAATCCAATATCAGCTTGATGCCTGATCAGTTCACTTGGGATGCAAAACCAAAGGTATTGCCGAATGCAGATGGATTCTATCCGGTTGCAGTTCCAGGTCATGATGTAGAGAAATACATTTAA
- a CDS encoding Gfo/Idh/MocA family protein, with translation MSKNNSRRDFIKNSAIAAAGISIVPRHVLGGTGFTAPSDKLVVAGIGVGGKGESDIKSFHDSGKADIAFLCDVDDRRAATSRKRFPKAKYYKDYREMLDKEHKNIDAVSVSTPDHNHAIQALAAMQLGKHVYVQKPLAHDVWEARVLTDAAKKYKVVTQMGNQGASNDGPRQAREWYEAGLIGNVHTVYCWTDRPVWPQGISWPTQKANVPSELNWDLWLGTAPQKDFVDKLVPFNWRGWWDYGTGALGDMGCHLLEVPFSVLGLTYVQDVQASVGSVYVDEFKRGYFPESCPPSSHATMTFPKAARTTGPVTLHWMDGGIQPARPEELGPNEIFGDGGNGILLIGDKGKILADTYGENARLLPTSRKENVALKYERVPGAAGGHYAQWVEACIAGYGKKEVSAPFEISGPLTEALLMANLAIRGADLRVDGRYPGRSLKLLWDNENMKVTNFDVVNQFVKRNYRQGWDVKYTI, from the coding sequence ATGAGTAAGAATAATTCAAGAAGAGATTTTATTAAGAATTCTGCGATAGCAGCGGCTGGAATCAGCATCGTGCCTAGACACGTATTAGGTGGTACTGGATTTACTGCTCCTAGTGATAAATTAGTTGTTGCGGGTATCGGTGTAGGTGGTAAAGGTGAGAGTGATATCAAATCATTCCATGATTCAGGAAAAGCAGATATTGCTTTCCTTTGTGATGTGGATGACCGTAGAGCTGCCACTTCAAGAAAGCGTTTTCCAAAAGCTAAATATTATAAAGATTACCGCGAGATGTTGGACAAAGAGCACAAGAACATTGATGCTGTTTCTGTTTCAACTCCCGATCATAACCACGCTATCCAAGCTTTAGCTGCGATGCAGTTAGGTAAGCACGTATATGTTCAGAAGCCATTGGCACACGATGTATGGGAAGCAAGGGTTCTAACGGATGCTGCCAAAAAATACAAGGTCGTTACTCAAATGGGTAACCAAGGAGCATCGAATGATGGTCCTAGACAGGCGCGTGAGTGGTATGAAGCTGGTCTGATCGGTAATGTTCATACGGTTTACTGTTGGACTGACCGTCCGGTATGGCCTCAAGGTATTTCTTGGCCTACGCAAAAGGCTAATGTACCTTCTGAACTGAACTGGGATCTTTGGTTAGGAACTGCTCCTCAAAAGGATTTTGTAGATAAATTGGTTCCATTCAACTGGAGAGGTTGGTGGGATTACGGTACAGGTGCACTAGGAGATATGGGATGTCACCTATTAGAGGTTCCATTTAGCGTCCTAGGGCTTACTTATGTACAAGATGTTCAAGCATCTGTAGGTTCAGTTTATGTGGATGAGTTCAAACGTGGATACTTCCCAGAAAGCTGTCCTCCATCTTCTCACGCGACAATGACTTTCCCGAAAGCTGCTAGAACTACAGGACCTGTGACCTTGCACTGGATGGACGGTGGTATTCAACCAGCTCGTCCTGAAGAATTAGGACCTAACGAAATTTTCGGTGATGGTGGTAATGGTATCTTATTGATCGGTGATAAAGGAAAAATCTTAGCTGATACTTACGGTGAGAACGCAAGGTTACTTCCTACCTCTAGAAAAGAAAACGTAGCGTTGAAATATGAGCGTGTACCAGGAGCTGCAGGTGGTCACTATGCACAATGGGTGGAAGCTTGTATCGCAGGATATGGCAAGAAAGAAGTAAGTGCTCCTTTCGAAATCTCAGGTCCATTGACTGAGGCGCTATTAATGGCTAACTTAGCTATCCGTGGTGCTGATTTACGTGTAGATGGAAGATATCCTGGACGTAGCTTGAAGCTATTATGGGATAACGAAAATATGAAAGTTACTAACTTTGACGTGGTTAATCAGTTTGTAAAACGTAACTATCGCCAAGGTTGGGATGTTAAATACACAATTTAA
- a CDS encoding nucleoside permease has translation MSSSIKFKLSFMMFLEFFIWGAWFVTLGTFLGNNLKASGLEIANVFSTQSWGAIIAPFIIGMIADRYFNAERILGILHLVGAFLMYQLYQSDSIGSFFPYVLGYMILYMPTLSLVNSVSFRQMKNPEKEFSFIRIWGTIGWIIAGLSISYLFKWDSPEGLQEGLLKNTFMMSAIASLVLGIFSFTLPKTPPVKAGNSGEKESISKILGLDAIKLLKDRNFLVFFICSILICIPLAFYYQYANPFLTEIGLANATGKMTIGQISEALCLLLLPVFFTRFGFKNTILLGMLAWVIRYVLFAYGNAGEMTFMLLIGIALHGICYDFFFVSGQIYTDSKAGKDNKSAAQGLITLATYGVGQLIGFWVAGYVSDMYVNIKASDLALFWNKLWIVPAGIAFVVMIIFMLFFKKETIQTQVEN, from the coding sequence ATGTCTTCATCAATTAAATTTAAACTCTCTTTCATGATGTTCCTCGAATTTTTTATTTGGGGAGCTTGGTTCGTTACGCTCGGAACATTTTTAGGAAACAATTTAAAAGCGTCAGGCTTGGAGATCGCAAATGTGTTCTCTACACAGTCATGGGGTGCTATTATAGCTCCATTTATCATCGGAATGATTGCAGACCGATATTTCAATGCAGAAAGAATCCTTGGTATTCTGCACTTAGTTGGGGCATTCCTAATGTACCAACTTTATCAGAGTGATTCCATCGGATCTTTCTTCCCTTATGTTCTAGGCTATATGATCCTCTATATGCCAACACTTTCATTAGTGAATTCCGTATCATTTAGACAGATGAAGAATCCTGAAAAGGAATTCTCATTTATTCGTATTTGGGGTACTATCGGATGGATTATCGCTGGATTGTCTATCAGTTACCTATTTAAATGGGATAGCCCAGAAGGCTTACAAGAAGGCCTGTTGAAAAACACCTTTATGATGTCAGCAATTGCTTCTTTGGTTTTGGGTATCTTCTCATTTACTCTACCGAAAACTCCACCTGTGAAAGCTGGAAACAGTGGTGAGAAAGAAAGCATTTCTAAGATCTTAGGATTGGATGCCATCAAGTTATTGAAAGATCGTAACTTCTTGGTGTTCTTTATCTGTTCTATCCTGATCTGTATTCCATTGGCGTTTTATTACCAATATGCGAATCCATTCTTAACCGAGATCGGTTTAGCGAATGCAACAGGTAAAATGACGATCGGTCAGATTTCAGAAGCACTTTGTTTATTGTTATTACCTGTATTCTTTACAAGATTTGGTTTTAAGAACACCATTTTGTTGGGAATGTTGGCTTGGGTAATTCGTTATGTATTATTCGCATATGGCAATGCAGGCGAGATGACCTTTATGCTATTGATCGGTATTGCACTGCACGGGATCTGTTATGACTTTTTCTTTGTATCAGGTCAGATCTACACAGATTCTAAAGCTGGAAAAGATAATAAGAGTGCGGCTCAGGGATTGATTACGTTGGCAACATATGGAGTAGGCCAATTGATCGGATTCTGGGTGGCAGGTTATGTGAGTGACATGTATGTGAACATCAAAGCATCGGATTTGGCTTTGTTCTGGAATAAATTATGGATAGTTCCTGCGGGGATTGCATTTGTGGTGATGATCATCTTCATGCTTTTCTTCAAAAAGGAAACTATTCAGACACAAGTAGAAAACTAA
- a CDS encoding gluconate 2-dehydrogenase subunit 3 family protein: protein MNRREALKNVAFIVGGSVIGANLFLQGCTRPASKEVASLFEGDTPDFLGELAEAILPKTSTPGAKEAGVGQFIPVMIRDCYEEKDQKAFMDGLNGVDDRAQKEFKKGFAELSAEEKLQFVNNYDKEANEYQSNKKEGDANHFFTMLKQLTLTGYFTSEVGMKQALRFVKIPGKFDGNYPYKKGDKAWAL, encoded by the coding sequence ATGAATAGAAGAGAGGCATTAAAAAACGTTGCATTCATCGTTGGGGGTTCTGTAATTGGTGCGAACTTGTTCTTACAAGGTTGTACTAGACCTGCTTCGAAAGAAGTTGCATCCTTATTCGAAGGTGATACACCTGATTTTTTGGGTGAATTAGCCGAAGCTATTCTTCCTAAAACCTCCACTCCAGGCGCAAAAGAGGCTGGTGTTGGTCAGTTTATCCCAGTGATGATCCGCGATTGCTACGAAGAGAAAGATCAGAAAGCCTTTATGGATGGTCTGAACGGTGTAGATGATCGTGCTCAAAAAGAATTCAAAAAAGGATTCGCAGAGCTTTCAGCTGAAGAGAAACTACAATTTGTAAATAATTACGATAAAGAAGCCAATGAATATCAAAGCAACAAAAAAGAAGGCGATGCAAATCACTTCTTCACCATGTTGAAACAATTGACATTGACCGGTTACTTTACTTCAGAAGTAGGAATGAAACAAGCATTACGCTTTGTAAAGATTCCTGGAAAATTTGATGGTAATTATCCATACAAAAAAGGAGATAAAGCTTGGGCTTTATAG
- a CDS encoding AEC family transporter — MSNFILIIFCLAAGIISRRFNWVAKDGYKALNAWVLYFGLPAISFNYLPKLSWDNNLLFTMLGPVLVLTGSLIFFYILEKVTRISKRTSHTLMLIAGLSNTSFVGFPLITAYFGTDALPIGIVSDQMTFFLLSTVGVVVAMKGSLKKKNNVDFRYILKRVFTFPPLIGCLLALTLGRLIDLSSLDDFFRILGSTVSPIALFSIGLQLNFGIVKSEIPNITYALVYKLIFAPAIVILVAFMMGLKGEIVQVSIFEMAMPSLVATSIILSQFKLNSKVGNSVIGMSIPLGLLSTYFWYQVLITFLM; from the coding sequence GTGTCAAACTTTATCCTCATTATTTTTTGCCTAGCCGCTGGGATAATAAGTAGAAGATTTAATTGGGTTGCCAAAGATGGATATAAAGCCTTGAATGCATGGGTTTTGTATTTCGGATTGCCTGCCATTTCCTTTAATTATCTACCAAAGTTGAGCTGGGACAATAATTTATTGTTCACGATGTTGGGACCAGTTTTGGTGTTGACAGGGTCCTTGATTTTCTTTTATATCCTGGAAAAAGTGACCCGTATATCCAAAAGAACTTCCCATACCTTGATGTTGATCGCTGGATTGAGCAACACTTCTTTCGTTGGCTTTCCTCTGATTACAGCTTATTTCGGCACGGATGCCCTGCCAATAGGAATCGTTAGTGATCAGATGACCTTTTTCTTGCTGTCTACCGTAGGGGTGGTAGTCGCTATGAAAGGGAGTTTAAAGAAGAAGAATAATGTTGATTTCAGGTATATTTTGAAAAGGGTATTTACATTCCCTCCATTGATAGGATGTTTATTGGCTTTAACCTTGGGAAGGTTAATAGACCTAAGCAGTTTAGATGATTTCTTTAGGATTTTAGGATCTACGGTTTCTCCCATCGCCTTGTTTTCAATAGGCCTTCAACTGAACTTTGGGATTGTAAAGAGTGAAATTCCCAATATTACCTATGCTTTGGTTTATAAACTGATTTTTGCACCTGCAATCGTAATCCTTGTAGCCTTCATGATGGGGCTAAAAGGGGAGATTGTTCAGGTTTCTATATTTGAGATGGCGATGCCTAGTTTGGTGGCTACCAGTATTATATTAAGTCAGTTTAAGTTGAATTCGAAGGTGGGAAACAGTGTCATTGGGATGAGTATTCCCTTGGGTCTTTTGAGCACTTACTTCTGGTATCAAGTCCTTATTACATTCCTAATGTAA
- a CDS encoding FAD:protein FMN transferase, with protein MILIGCCAYGQQPISALQKHELYGRAQGTTYTISYYAPTASITQSSIDSIFAVIDQSMSLYKKDSQISRFNDPNTDKMKLDPHMLKVMKESFRVYKDSKGLFDVTVMPLVSLWGFGPKEVVDIPDTATIRETMEHVGMDKLRLSGKTLKKKAPKVEVDLNGIAQGYTVDVLHDFLLKKKIASFIVEVGGEIRAYGTKPDQSTFKVLVQRPEQAIGGSDHILELRNKAVTTSGSYEKFRKVKDYRFSHHMDPKTGFPIKSQIISVTVVANTAMEADAYDNVFIAMKPEDAISFANSKNIIDIYLMYLEEGTVKEAQSAGFKKYLLTD; from the coding sequence ATGATATTAATTGGTTGCTGTGCCTATGGGCAGCAACCAATTTCTGCTTTACAGAAACACGAACTTTACGGACGGGCTCAAGGTACAACCTATACCATTAGCTATTACGCTCCAACAGCTTCAATTACCCAATCTTCTATCGACAGTATATTTGCGGTCATAGATCAATCCATGTCCCTTTATAAGAAGGATTCCCAAATTTCAAGGTTTAATGATCCCAATACGGATAAAATGAAATTGGATCCTCATATGTTAAAAGTGATGAAGGAATCTTTCCGAGTATATAAAGACTCGAAAGGTTTATTTGATGTTACGGTGATGCCATTGGTTTCCTTATGGGGATTTGGTCCAAAGGAAGTCGTTGATATTCCAGATACAGCGACTATCAGGGAAACGATGGAGCATGTCGGGATGGATAAACTTCGCTTATCGGGAAAAACCTTGAAAAAGAAGGCCCCAAAGGTGGAGGTTGATCTGAATGGAATTGCCCAAGGCTACACTGTTGATGTTTTACATGACTTTCTCCTAAAAAAGAAAATAGCAAGTTTTATTGTAGAGGTGGGGGGAGAGATTAGGGCTTATGGTACAAAACCCGATCAAAGCACTTTTAAGGTGTTGGTGCAAAGGCCGGAGCAGGCTATCGGAGGTTCAGACCATATTCTGGAATTAAGAAACAAAGCGGTCACGACCTCAGGGAGTTACGAGAAGTTTCGTAAAGTAAAAGATTACAGGTTTTCACATCATATGGATCCCAAAACAGGGTTTCCGATTAAATCACAGATTATATCAGTAACAGTGGTTGCCAATACAGCAATGGAGGCGGATGCCTATGATAATGTGTTCATTGCGATGAAACCAGAGGACGCGATTTCATTTGCGAATTCCAAAAATATAATTGATATTTATTTAATGTATTTGGAGGAAGGGACAGTGAAAGAAGCCCAATCTGCTGGATTCAAGAAGTATTTGCTAACCGATTAA